A DNA window from Sphingopyxis macrogoltabida contains the following coding sequences:
- a CDS encoding DUF5818 domain-containing protein, giving the protein MAGIGSRIDESGMLLRVAGGFALRRDLGGRWRLDLRRTPVDHVEKRVRITGILVGEDLVEVDGVAPEGAVAPGGDLPDSGSPIEA; this is encoded by the coding sequence ATGGCGGGAATCGGATCACGCATCGACGAGTCGGGAATGCTGCTGCGCGTGGCAGGCGGCTTTGCGCTTCGCCGCGACCTCGGCGGCCGCTGGCGGCTCGACCTTCGCCGCACCCCCGTCGATCATGTCGAGAAGCGCGTGCGCATCACCGGCATTCTCGTCGGCGAGGATCTTGTCGAGGTCGACGGCGTCGCCCCGGAAGGCGCCGTAGCGCCCGGTGGTGATCTACCGGACAGCGGCTCGCCGATCGAAGCATAG
- a CDS encoding sensor histidine kinase translates to MRETLVEDEAAQGGLAVRESAAHLAALVEGSDDAIISKTLDGTITSWNPAAERMFGYRADEIVGRSILTLIPEERRSEETAIIERVRAGERVPPFETVRRRKDGSLVDLSITVSPVRRADGTIIGASKIARDISERKAVEAQLARQAERLTHLNRAALLVSQDLDLERIVQAVTDIATELSGARFGAFFYNVLGDEGESYLLFSLSGAPREAFERFGMPRNTAVFDPTFRGAGTIRSDDIRKDPRYGLSAPHHGMPEGHLPVVSYLAVPVISRSGAVLGGLFFGHDEPAMFNAEVEELVEAVAAQAAVAMDNAHLHEAARVEIAARVKAEEELQLTLAEMRHRVKNTLAMVQAIAAQTFRETSATERQSFEARVRALSDAHDLLTERHWGTVSAGEMIERALHASDKMKPGRISLAGPDAEVPASRALLAAMALHELGTNAVKYGALSGDAGTVAVEWDMVKESGRDRLRLRWSEQGGPPVSPPARTGFGTRMLERALRGQGGSAAIEFRPEGVCCTLELPA, encoded by the coding sequence ATGCGTGAGACGCTGGTCGAGGACGAAGCGGCGCAAGGGGGCTTAGCCGTTCGCGAAAGTGCCGCGCACCTCGCGGCGCTCGTCGAGGGCTCGGACGATGCGATCATCAGTAAAACGCTCGATGGAACCATCACCAGCTGGAATCCCGCGGCCGAACGCATGTTCGGTTATCGTGCCGACGAGATCGTCGGCCGCTCGATCCTCACCCTCATCCCCGAGGAACGCCGCAGCGAAGAAACCGCGATCATCGAGCGTGTGCGCGCCGGCGAGCGCGTTCCGCCTTTCGAGACGGTCCGTCGGCGCAAGGACGGCAGCCTCGTCGACCTCTCGATCACCGTGTCGCCGGTGCGCCGCGCCGACGGCACGATCATCGGCGCTTCGAAGATCGCGCGCGACATCTCGGAACGAAAGGCGGTCGAGGCGCAGCTCGCCCGCCAGGCCGAGCGGCTGACCCACCTCAATCGCGCCGCCCTCCTCGTATCGCAGGATCTCGACCTCGAACGGATCGTCCAGGCGGTGACCGATATCGCGACGGAGCTCAGCGGTGCGCGCTTCGGCGCCTTCTTTTACAATGTGCTGGGCGACGAGGGCGAAAGTTACCTGCTCTTCTCGCTATCCGGCGCCCCGCGCGAGGCGTTCGAGCGCTTCGGCATGCCGCGCAATACCGCCGTCTTCGACCCGACGTTCCGCGGAGCGGGGACGATCCGGTCGGACGATATCCGCAAGGATCCGCGCTACGGCCTGAGCGCGCCGCACCACGGCATGCCGGAGGGGCATCTGCCCGTCGTGAGCTATCTCGCGGTTCCCGTCATCTCGCGCTCGGGCGCGGTGCTCGGCGGTCTTTTCTTTGGCCATGACGAGCCCGCCATGTTCAATGCCGAGGTCGAGGAGCTTGTCGAGGCCGTGGCTGCGCAGGCGGCGGTAGCGATGGACAACGCCCATCTTCACGAGGCGGCGCGCGTCGAGATCGCGGCGCGCGTGAAGGCCGAAGAGGAGCTCCAGCTCACCCTTGCCGAAATGCGCCACCGGGTGAAGAACACGCTCGCGATGGTCCAGGCGATCGCCGCGCAGACGTTTCGCGAGACGTCGGCCACCGAGCGCCAGTCGTTCGAGGCGCGCGTCCGCGCCCTCTCCGATGCGCACGACCTCCTGACCGAGCGCCACTGGGGCACCGTATCGGCCGGCGAAATGATCGAGCGCGCGCTCCACGCCTCCGACAAGATGAAGCCGGGCCGCATCAGCCTCGCCGGGCCGGACGCCGAGGTGCCGGCGTCGCGCGCGCTGCTCGCGGCAATGGCGCTGCACGAACTCGGGACCAATGCGGTCAAATATGGAGCGCTGTCGGGCGATGCCGGCACGGTCGCGGTCGAGTGGGACATGGTGAAAGAGAGCGGCCGGGATCGGCTCCGCTTGCGCTGGAGCGAGCAGGGCGGTCCCCCCGTTTCGCCTCCCGCGCGCACGGGTTTCGGCACGCGAATGCTCGAACGGGCGCTCCGCGGGCAGGGCGGAAGTGCCGCGATCGAATTCCGGCCCGAGGGTGTTTGCTGCACCCTTGAGCTTCCCGCATGA
- a CDS encoding response regulator, which translates to MPNPSPAPLCTAIVAEDEWLVRIDIVEALEAAGFAVREVETAEDALLLIGEERPHILVTDIRLAGALDGWSLAEAYRDAHPGGGVVYASANVPLADRQVEGSFFFSKPVLMSALVDACLGLCAGQDGRPA; encoded by the coding sequence GTGCCAAACCCGTCCCCCGCCCCTCTCTGCACGGCCATCGTCGCCGAAGACGAATGGCTCGTCCGCATCGACATCGTCGAGGCGCTCGAGGCAGCCGGGTTCGCGGTTCGCGAGGTCGAAACCGCCGAGGACGCACTGCTCCTGATCGGCGAGGAGCGACCGCATATCCTCGTGACCGATATCCGGCTTGCCGGCGCTCTCGACGGATGGAGCCTCGCGGAAGCCTATCGCGACGCTCATCCGGGCGGCGGCGTCGTCTATGCCTCGGCCAATGTGCCGCTTGCCGACCGCCAGGTCGAGGGCAGCTTCTTCTTCTCGAAACCCGTGCTGATGAGCGCGCTCGTCGATGCATGCCTCGGCCTCTGCGCCGGGCAAGACGGCCGGCCCGCCTGA
- a CDS encoding NAD(P)/FAD-dependent oxidoreductase, protein MPAGRDPSGEPAYDALVIGAGPAGLTAALYLARYRRRTLVLHDGRSRALGAPMAWNVPGFPDGISGADLVARLTDQAERYGAEIELARVDCLSAGAGGAPFAARLEDGRRLSARGLILATGVITNEAVLASGDHDAAVRSGALRYCPICDGFEHRGRKIAVLGSDLHGAAEAMFLRQYTDDVTLIPKWQVELTPAQRAELLASDVRIEERQLLRLAHRDRRIAVQLEGAEDALFFDTLYPALGSEPRRELLAGLGLQGDANRCLPADAFAEPLMPGVYGAGDVLAGLDQISTATGHGAAAATRLHNWLRRVEGHVMADQH, encoded by the coding sequence ATGCCCGCTGGCCGCGACCCTTCGGGCGAGCCCGCTTATGATGCGCTCGTCATCGGCGCGGGACCCGCAGGGCTCACCGCCGCTCTCTATCTTGCGCGCTATCGCCGCCGCACCCTCGTGCTCCACGACGGACGCTCGCGCGCGCTTGGCGCGCCGATGGCCTGGAACGTGCCCGGATTTCCCGACGGAATATCGGGAGCCGATCTCGTCGCGCGGCTCACCGATCAGGCAGAGAGATACGGTGCCGAAATCGAGTTGGCGCGCGTCGACTGTCTGTCCGCAGGCGCCGGCGGTGCCCCCTTCGCGGCGCGGCTCGAGGACGGCCGCCGCCTGTCGGCGCGCGGGCTCATTCTCGCGACCGGCGTCATCACCAACGAGGCGGTGCTTGCCAGCGGCGACCATGACGCCGCCGTCCGGAGCGGCGCGCTGCGCTACTGCCCGATCTGCGACGGATTTGAGCATCGCGGGCGCAAGATCGCCGTACTCGGGTCGGACCTTCACGGCGCCGCCGAGGCGATGTTCCTGAGGCAATATACCGACGATGTGACCCTCATCCCCAAGTGGCAGGTCGAGCTCACGCCCGCGCAGCGTGCCGAACTTCTGGCAAGCGACGTGCGGATCGAGGAGCGGCAGCTGCTTCGCCTCGCGCACCGGGACAGACGTATCGCGGTTCAGCTGGAGGGTGCGGAGGACGCGCTTTTCTTCGACACCCTCTATCCGGCGCTCGGGTCCGAACCGCGCCGCGAATTGCTGGCGGGGCTCGGTCTCCAAGGCGACGCCAATCGCTGCCTGCCCGCCGATGCCTTTGCCGAGCCCTTGATGCCCGGCGTCTACGGCGCCGGCGATGTTCTCGCCGGGCTCGACCAGATCAGCACCGCGACGGGCCATGGCGCGGCGGCTGCGACGCGGCTTCACAACTGGCTGCGCCGTGTCGAAGGGCATGTAATGGCGGACCAGCACTGA
- a CDS encoding MgtC/SapB family protein: MSELDLLDPDLLLPIAGAVIAGAIIGGEREYRASPAGLRTHILVALSCCLLMLSAVHQMEWLTDTPTEVVRIDPVRMAHGVLTGIGFLCGGVIFREGLNVRGLTTAASLWMTATLGILFGVGFYELAIFGGVATFLVLAAVTWTERHAPQRRIAHVTLDYRAGTSIASAEVIALLGEHGLKAITVEQRRAGGAPGFTAIAAGYGEECADALAAALSGDDRIAAFDIRPQQG; the protein is encoded by the coding sequence GTGTCTGAGCTCGATCTCCTCGACCCCGATCTCCTGCTGCCGATTGCGGGCGCGGTCATCGCCGGCGCGATTATCGGCGGCGAGCGCGAATATCGCGCGAGCCCGGCCGGCCTGCGCACCCATATCCTCGTCGCGCTGTCCTGCTGTCTCCTCATGCTGTCGGCCGTTCACCAGATGGAATGGCTCACCGACACGCCGACCGAGGTCGTGCGCATCGATCCCGTGCGCATGGCGCATGGCGTGCTCACCGGCATCGGTTTCCTGTGCGGCGGCGTGATCTTTCGCGAGGGGCTCAATGTCCGCGGGCTCACCACCGCCGCGTCGCTCTGGATGACCGCGACGCTCGGCATCCTGTTCGGCGTAGGCTTCTACGAACTCGCCATCTTCGGCGGCGTCGCGACCTTCCTCGTGCTCGCTGCCGTCACCTGGACCGAGCGCCACGCGCCGCAGCGGCGTATCGCGCATGTCACGCTCGATTATCGGGCGGGCACGAGCATCGCCTCGGCCGAGGTCATCGCCTTGCTCGGGGAACATGGCCTCAAGGCGATCACCGTCGAACAGCGCCGCGCCGGCGGCGCACCCGGCTTTACCGCGATCGCCGCAGGCTATGGCGAGGAATGTGCCGATGCGCTGGCGGCGGCGCTCAGCGGGGACGATCGCATCGCCGCCTTCGACATCAGGCCGCAGCAGGGATGA
- a CDS encoding NAD(P)H-hydrate dehydratase: MAEATPLDTAWLKAHPLPDHHDNVDKNGRGRVLVIGGCRRVPGGMLLTAEAAFRAGAGKVTIATIASAAIPIGIAFPACAVVALPETEAGEIAPEAAELLLGEVALHDAIVFGPAMIDADIVRTLLEALLPALPEDIFLLLDAVALRAAAAHSDAIRPRAAHTILTPHEGELAAMLDVAKEEVASDPLASLGKAADLFGAAVMVKGATSHLIAEGSCLAYAGGGLGLAVSGSGDVLAGLIAGLGAQGLSPLQASAWGIWLHGEAGRRLGETMGPLGYLARELLPLVPGLMRGV, from the coding sequence GTGGCTGAGGCAACCCCGCTCGACACCGCCTGGCTCAAGGCGCATCCGCTTCCCGATCATCATGACAATGTCGACAAGAACGGACGCGGCCGGGTGCTCGTGATCGGCGGTTGCCGCCGGGTGCCGGGCGGCATGCTGCTCACCGCCGAGGCGGCGTTCCGCGCCGGGGCGGGCAAGGTGACGATCGCGACGATCGCCTCGGCGGCGATCCCGATCGGCATCGCCTTTCCGGCCTGCGCCGTCGTCGCGCTCCCCGAAACCGAAGCGGGCGAGATTGCGCCCGAGGCGGCCGAACTGCTGCTCGGCGAGGTGGCGCTGCACGACGCCATCGTCTTCGGGCCCGCGATGATCGACGCCGACATCGTCCGGACCCTGCTCGAAGCCCTGCTGCCGGCGCTGCCCGAGGACATCTTCCTCCTCCTCGACGCCGTCGCGCTGCGCGCAGCGGCCGCACATTCGGATGCGATCCGGCCGCGCGCCGCGCACACAATCCTCACCCCGCACGAAGGCGAACTTGCCGCGATGCTCGATGTAGCGAAGGAGGAGGTCGCAAGCGACCCGCTCGCGTCGCTCGGCAAGGCGGCCGACCTCTTCGGCGCGGCGGTGATGGTCAAGGGCGCGACGAGCCATCTCATCGCCGAGGGGAGCTGCCTGGCTTATGCGGGCGGCGGGCTCGGCCTTGCCGTCAGCGGCTCGGGCGACGTGCTGGCGGGCCTCATCGCCGGGCTCGGCGCGCAAGGCCTCTCGCCCCTGCAGGCGTCCGCCTGGGGCATCTGGCTTCACGGCGAAGCGGGGCGGCGGCTCGGCGAAACCATGGGGCCGCTCGGCTATCTTGCGCGCGAGCTGCTGCCGCTCGTCCCGGGGCTGATGCGCGGTGTCTGA
- a CDS encoding histidine phosphatase family protein, translated as MTPRWPSVLWVVRHGQSAGNVARDAADAAGDLRIALDHRDVDVPLSALGEQQARALGAWFAAGEEDGRPEIMLASPYVRAVQTAEIFRTAGGCAADEKICIDERLREKEFGILDGLTRRGIEAAHPDQAEFRLALGKFYHRPPGGESWCDVILRLRSLLDTVSLHYGGRRVMIVAHQVVVLCLRTIIENLGEAEILAIDSEGDVANCAITEYRFDADVGRDGNLVLSRYNVTAPMEDEVPVTREPDAMVAARG; from the coding sequence ATGACCCCGCGCTGGCCTTCGGTGCTCTGGGTGGTTCGCCACGGCCAGAGCGCGGGCAATGTCGCGCGCGATGCCGCCGACGCGGCGGGTGACCTGCGCATCGCGCTCGACCACCGCGATGTCGACGTGCCCCTCTCGGCGCTGGGCGAGCAACAGGCACGGGCGCTCGGCGCCTGGTTCGCCGCGGGCGAGGAAGACGGCCGCCCCGAGATCATGCTCGCCTCGCCCTATGTACGGGCCGTGCAGACCGCCGAAATCTTCCGCACCGCGGGAGGCTGCGCGGCCGACGAGAAAATCTGCATCGACGAGCGGCTGCGCGAGAAGGAGTTCGGCATCCTCGATGGCCTCACGCGCCGCGGCATCGAGGCGGCGCATCCCGATCAGGCCGAATTCCGGCTGGCGCTCGGTAAATTCTATCACCGCCCGCCGGGCGGCGAAAGCTGGTGCGACGTGATCCTGCGCCTCCGCTCACTGCTCGACACGGTCTCGCTCCATTATGGCGGGCGGCGCGTGATGATCGTCGCGCACCAGGTGGTCGTCCTTTGCCTGCGCACCATCATCGAAAATCTGGGAGAGGCCGAGATATTGGCAATCGACAGCGAGGGCGACGTCGCCAATTGCGCGATCACCGAATATCGCTTCGACGCTGACGTGGGCCGCGACGGCAACCTCGTCCTGTCGCGCTACAATGTGACTGCGCCAATGGAGGACGAAGTCCCGGTCACCCGCGAACCCGATGCGATGGTGGCCGCGCGTGGCTGA
- a CDS encoding HAD-IIB family hydrolase, protein MKKLVAFDLDGTLAESKQPLAPEMGTAIAKLLGVAEVAVISGGDWPQFDKQVASRLPADADRGRLWLMPTTGTKLFVHRGGGWTPLYAELFSDEEKARILAAFDASLEATGFVPEEVWGDRIEDRGSQITFSALGQQAPIAAKEVWDPDFAKRRIIQADLGERLPGLSINMGGATSIDVTREGVDKGYGLKKLSAESGIALGDMIFIGDAIFPGGNDYPAKLLGLDTVRVRDPRETIAVIEAIVACLG, encoded by the coding sequence ATGAAGAAACTCGTCGCCTTCGATCTCGATGGAACCCTGGCGGAAAGCAAGCAGCCGCTCGCCCCCGAGATGGGCACGGCGATCGCGAAGCTCCTGGGCGTCGCCGAGGTCGCGGTGATTTCGGGCGGCGACTGGCCGCAGTTCGACAAGCAGGTCGCGAGCCGGCTTCCGGCAGACGCCGATCGGGGTCGGCTCTGGCTGATGCCGACGACGGGCACGAAGCTTTTCGTCCACCGCGGCGGCGGCTGGACGCCGCTTTATGCCGAGCTGTTCAGCGACGAGGAAAAGGCGCGCATCCTCGCCGCCTTCGACGCGTCGCTCGAGGCGACGGGGTTCGTTCCCGAGGAAGTCTGGGGCGATCGCATCGAGGACCGCGGCAGCCAGATCACTTTCTCGGCGCTCGGCCAGCAGGCGCCGATCGCCGCCAAGGAAGTCTGGGATCCCGACTTCGCGAAGCGGCGGATCATCCAGGCGGATCTCGGCGAGCGGCTCCCGGGCCTGTCGATCAACATGGGCGGCGCGACCTCGATCGACGTCACGCGCGAGGGCGTCGACAAGGGCTATGGGCTCAAAAAGCTGAGCGCCGAGAGCGGAATCGCGCTCGGCGACATGATCTTCATCGGCGACGCGATCTTTCCGGGCGGCAACGACTATCCGGCGAAGCTGCTCGGGCTCGACACGGTGCGCGTGCGCGACCCCAGGGAGACGATCGCGGTGATCGAGGCGATCGTCGCTTGCCTCGGTTGA
- a CDS encoding DUF4142 domain-containing protein, producing MKTWIGAAAIAAIVAGCGGPDTRDEEQAAASADTAVVAPEPGPAAATPAQAVSTADYVAQAGAGDLWEIESSKALLAKSKDAKVRAFAEMMIDNHGKSTAKVKAAAASAGVEAPTPTLAPDQEKMLADIKAADAAGIDKIYLDHQKTAHGAALALHQGYAASGEAVALKQAAAEIVPVVEAHRAELGKLAP from the coding sequence ATGAAGACATGGATTGGAGCCGCGGCGATCGCCGCGATTGTCGCGGGATGCGGCGGACCCGATACGCGCGACGAGGAGCAAGCCGCCGCGTCTGCTGACACGGCCGTTGTGGCACCCGAGCCCGGTCCGGCCGCCGCAACGCCGGCGCAAGCAGTCAGCACGGCCGATTATGTCGCGCAGGCGGGTGCCGGCGACCTCTGGGAGATCGAATCGTCGAAAGCCCTGCTCGCCAAATCGAAAGATGCAAAGGTCAGGGCCTTTGCCGAGATGATGATCGACAATCACGGAAAATCGACCGCAAAAGTGAAGGCGGCCGCCGCGAGCGCCGGGGTCGAGGCGCCAACACCGACACTTGCTCCCGACCAGGAAAAGATGCTGGCGGACATCAAGGCCGCCGATGCCGCGGGTATCGACAAAATCTATCTCGACCACCAGAAGACCGCGCATGGTGCGGCACTGGCGCTGCACCAAGGCTATGCTGCCTCGGGCGAGGCGGTCGCACTCAAGCAGGCGGCAGCAGAGATTGTGCCGGTGGTGGAAGCGCACCGAGCCGAACTCGGCAAGCTGGCCCCCTGA
- a CDS encoding DUF1989 domain-containing protein has product MTDRIAPRSGVAFTLPKDKILCVTDPEGGQVGDLLAFRAADPREAISNGRTFDYEETIRLTTGNRLWSNRSNALLEIVEDSCGVHDFLLTPCSEATFRHFYADKPVHRGCFGNLADALEPYGIAADAIPVAFNLFMNVPVGSDGKIRVLPPTTKAGDFIRLRALDDLIVGLTACSAYDSCGGSFKPIDYRIE; this is encoded by the coding sequence ATGACCGACCGGATCGCGCCCCGCAGCGGCGTCGCCTTCACGCTTCCCAAGGACAAGATTCTCTGCGTGACCGACCCCGAGGGCGGCCAGGTCGGCGACCTTCTTGCGTTTCGTGCGGCGGATCCCCGCGAAGCGATCTCGAACGGGCGGACGTTCGACTATGAAGAGACGATCCGGCTGACGACCGGCAACCGCTTGTGGTCGAACCGGTCAAACGCATTGCTCGAGATCGTCGAAGACAGCTGCGGGGTGCATGATTTTCTGCTGACGCCATGCAGCGAGGCGACCTTTCGCCATTTCTACGCCGACAAGCCCGTTCATCGCGGCTGCTTCGGCAATCTGGCCGACGCGCTCGAGCCATATGGGATTGCTGCCGACGCCATTCCCGTCGCGTTCAACCTGTTTATGAATGTGCCGGTCGGCAGCGACGGCAAGATCCGCGTCCTTCCGCCGACGACGAAGGCCGGTGACTTCATCCGGCTTCGCGCGCTCGACGACCTGATCGTCGGGCTCACCGCCTGCTCGGCCTACGACAGCTGCGGCGGCAGCTTCAAGCCGATCGACTACCGGATCGAGTGA
- a CDS encoding SDR family NAD(P)-dependent oxidoreductase: protein MPDRKLAVVTGASSGIGREIALLAAKDGYDLIVAADEPLVDAAAGLLAKGVEVEAVEADLATAAGVERLLAAAGGRPIDILVANAGHGLGHGFLDQPVDAWRHVIDTNITGTLLLLQPVLKAMVARGEGKVLITGSIAGHLAGSFQAVYNGTKAFVDSFAAAIGNELKDSGVTITCLKPGATETRFFERAGMLDTKVGQSEKDDPADVAKTGWDALLAGEHAVVHGLKNKAQVLVSGVLSEAATAEMHRKLAEPGSGTQG from the coding sequence ATGCCTGATCGCAAACTCGCTGTCGTCACCGGCGCCTCGAGCGGTATCGGCCGCGAGATCGCCCTACTCGCCGCGAAGGATGGTTACGACCTCATCGTCGCGGCCGACGAGCCGCTCGTCGATGCTGCCGCGGGCCTCCTTGCCAAGGGCGTCGAGGTCGAGGCGGTGGAAGCCGACCTCGCGACTGCTGCCGGGGTCGAACGTCTTCTTGCCGCTGCGGGCGGCAGGCCGATCGACATTCTCGTCGCCAACGCGGGTCATGGCCTCGGCCACGGTTTTCTCGACCAGCCCGTCGACGCGTGGCGTCACGTCATCGACACAAATATCACCGGCACGCTGTTGCTGCTTCAGCCGGTCCTGAAGGCGATGGTCGCGCGCGGCGAAGGCAAGGTACTGATCACCGGCTCGATCGCCGGGCATCTCGCCGGCTCCTTCCAGGCGGTGTACAACGGCACCAAGGCCTTCGTCGACAGTTTCGCCGCGGCGATTGGCAATGAATTGAAGGACAGCGGCGTCACCATCACCTGTCTCAAACCCGGCGCGACCGAGACGCGCTTTTTCGAGCGGGCCGGCATGCTCGACACCAAGGTCGGGCAATCGGAAAAAGACGATCCCGCCGATGTGGCGAAAACCGGATGGGACGCGCTCCTCGCAGGAGAGCATGCGGTCGTTCACGGGCTCAAGAACAAGGCGCAGGTCCTCGTATCGGGCGTTCTCAGCGAAGCGGCGACAGCCGAGATGCACCGGAAGCTGGCCGAGCCGGGGTCGGGGACGCAAGGCTGA
- a CDS encoding zinc-dependent alcohol dehydrogenase, which translates to MRAVTWQGRHKISVETVPDPEIVNPRDAIIRVTSTAICGSDLHLYDGYIPGMRAGDIVGHEFMGEVVETGASSTLQRGQRVVVPFTISCGQCFFCEKQQYSACDNSNPSETRDASELMMGHAMGGAFGYAHLTGGYAGGQAEYVRIPYSDVGPVVIPDDLPDDDVLFLSDILPTGWQAAVNADIEPGDTVAVWGCGPVGLFTIQSALLLGAGRVIAIDHFPTRLALARKYGAEILDYTQVDVREALDEMTGGVGPDACIDCVGMESHGFTADNILDQVKVKMLSSTERIHALRQAILACRKGGRLSIPGVYGGFADKFPLGQLMEKGLSVKSGQTHVQRYSGELLDMIRDGKFDTISLISHHAPLEDAADMYRHWHDDQDLYTKIVLKPGLKKGDISARQELQHA; encoded by the coding sequence ATGCGCGCCGTTACCTGGCAGGGACGCCACAAGATCAGTGTCGAAACCGTTCCCGATCCCGAAATCGTCAACCCGCGCGATGCGATCATTCGCGTGACCTCGACCGCGATCTGCGGCTCGGACCTTCATCTTTACGACGGCTATATTCCGGGCATGCGCGCGGGCGATATCGTCGGCCACGAATTCATGGGTGAAGTGGTCGAGACCGGCGCATCCTCGACGCTGCAGCGGGGCCAGCGCGTCGTCGTGCCTTTCACGATCAGCTGCGGGCAATGTTTCTTCTGCGAGAAGCAGCAATATAGCGCCTGCGACAACAGCAACCCGTCCGAGACGCGGGATGCATCCGAGCTGATGATGGGTCATGCGATGGGCGGGGCGTTCGGATATGCGCATCTCACCGGCGGCTACGCCGGCGGGCAGGCCGAATATGTCCGCATTCCCTATTCGGATGTCGGGCCGGTGGTCATTCCCGACGACCTTCCCGACGACGACGTGCTCTTCCTCTCGGACATCCTCCCGACCGGCTGGCAGGCGGCGGTCAACGCCGATATCGAGCCCGGCGACACCGTTGCCGTCTGGGGCTGCGGCCCCGTCGGCCTGTTCACGATCCAGTCGGCGCTGCTCTTGGGCGCCGGGCGCGTGATTGCGATCGATCATTTTCCGACGCGGCTCGCGCTCGCGCGCAAATATGGTGCCGAGATCCTCGATTATACACAGGTCGACGTTCGCGAGGCGCTCGATGAAATGACCGGCGGCGTCGGGCCGGACGCCTGCATCGACTGCGTCGGAATGGAGAGCCACGGGTTTACGGCCGACAACATTCTCGACCAGGTCAAGGTCAAGATGCTGTCGTCCACGGAACGTATCCACGCCTTGCGCCAGGCGATCCTTGCGTGCCGCAAGGGCGGCCGCCTGTCGATCCCCGGGGTTTACGGCGGCTTTGCGGACAAATTCCCGCTCGGCCAGCTCATGGAGAAGGGCCTTTCCGTCAAGAGCGGACAGACGCATGTCCAGCGCTATTCGGGCGAGCTTCTTGACATGATCCGCGACGGCAAGTTCGACACCATTTCGCTCATCTCGCATCACGCGCCGCTTGAAGACGCGGCCGACATGTACCGGCATTGGCACGATGACCAGGACCTCTACACGAAGATCGTCCTGAAACCCGGCCTCAAGAAAGGGGACATCTCGGCCCGGCAGGAGCTGCAACATGCCTGA
- a CDS encoding SRPBCC family protein produces MSRSKNDLPDPLILAAAGAGIAVLATGAALWQRRRHRESRGQEETIATDAPHWTLDKASSRTMFGKSVLINRPRAELYAAWTPERFPDFMENVVAVDDLGDDVSQWTIKAPAGREVTLVNRITERVEDTSIYWQSTPASDIANSGEVRFTDAPAGRGTYVSLILAYDPPAGKVGRLAAKLLQREPEVQARRDLHRFKQLMETGEVTTNASPSARGAESPAEPHI; encoded by the coding sequence ATGTCCAGATCCAAGAATGACCTTCCCGATCCGCTGATTCTCGCCGCCGCTGGCGCGGGCATCGCCGTGCTCGCAACCGGCGCGGCGCTCTGGCAGCGCCGTCGGCACCGCGAGAGCCGAGGGCAGGAAGAAACAATCGCGACCGACGCGCCGCATTGGACGCTCGACAAAGCCTCCTCCCGCACGATGTTCGGCAAGTCGGTGCTGATCAATCGCCCACGCGCCGAGCTCTATGCGGCATGGACGCCCGAACGCTTTCCCGACTTCATGGAGAATGTGGTCGCGGTCGACGACCTCGGCGACGATGTCTCGCAGTGGACGATCAAGGCGCCCGCCGGGCGCGAGGTGACACTGGTCAACCGCATCACCGAGCGCGTCGAGGACACATCGATCTACTGGCAAAGTACGCCGGCCTCCGACATCGCGAACAGCGGCGAGGTGCGCTTCACCGACGCGCCGGCGGGGCGAGGCACCTATGTCAGCCTGATCCTCGCCTATGACCCGCCCGCCGGGAAGGTCGGGCGCCTCGCCGCCAAGCTCCTTCAGCGCGAGCCCGAAGTGCAGGCGCGGCGCGACCTTCACCGTTTCAAGCAGCTTATGGAAACGGGCGAAGTGACGACCAATGCCTCGCCCTCCGCGCGAGGCGCCGAGAGCCCTGCCGAGCCGCACATCTGA